A single genomic interval of Spirosoma linguale DSM 74 harbors:
- a CDS encoding protein of unknown function DUF1486 (PFAM: protein of unknown function DUF1486) — translation MKILFRFPLVAIAAGMLFIATTVQAQTSPTRYKDVVVENPNAEADMKVVGDLLDALLTEKLDKARSLMAANYMDYGPGYADSANTDQVLKQWTENYKSQKNRKVSSLMQTFRVKSGPQKGDWVSIWMTYTATFNGKPVVMPLYSVLKLADGKVVWQRDYFDNMAVATQLGYKVSPPNVTAK, via the coding sequence ATGAAAATCCTGTTCCGTTTCCCACTCGTGGCAATAGCCGCCGGTATGCTGTTCATCGCGACAACCGTACAGGCTCAAACAAGCCCGACCCGCTACAAAGACGTAGTGGTCGAGAACCCCAATGCCGAAGCCGACATGAAGGTGGTTGGTGATTTACTCGATGCGCTGCTCACCGAAAAGCTGGATAAGGCCCGCAGTTTGATGGCTGCTAATTACATGGATTATGGCCCCGGTTACGCAGATTCAGCCAACACCGATCAGGTGCTTAAGCAATGGACAGAAAACTACAAGAGCCAGAAAAACCGGAAAGTTAGTTCGCTGATGCAGACATTCCGGGTGAAATCGGGGCCACAAAAGGGCGATTGGGTATCGATCTGGATGACGTATACGGCTACTTTCAATGGCAAACCGGTTGTGATGCCGCTTTACTCTGTGCTTAAATTAGCCGACGGCAAGGTTGTGTGGCAACGCGACTATTTTGACAATATGGCGGTTGCTACGCAACTCGGCTATAAAGTTTCCCCGCCCAACGTAACAGCTAAATAG
- a CDS encoding TonB-dependent receptor plug (PFAM: TonB-dependent receptor plug~KEGG: ccs:CCNA_00858 TonB-dependent receptor) — translation MRLLFTFIVFACLLSTTSLIAQTTLTGFVRDGANKPLPFASIALLNARDSTLAKGGISSETGTYQLTGVRAGRYVVSASVVGYKTQKSPIFEVTAVNTEAPVLLLSESAKTLNEVAIVAKKPFVEQEIDRLVINVAGSIIASGSTALEVLEKAPGVTVDRQNDALQLRGKDGVIVQIDGKQTYLSMQDVVNMLKNMSSDNIEKIELITNPGARYDASGNSGIINIRLKKNNNIGTNGTASLAGGSGRFDRERGSLQLNHREEKVNVFGNYSLNRGGNYFDFKTDRDQPAQGDGTGPTADLTQRNFVQQDTYLTFRDLGQNAKAGLDYMPSKNTTIGVAWTAFWSEHDEQGQANALFRRGVNQPLYLQTETEKNIATVASNQLGNLNVQHMFGSTGGQLNVDIDLGHYQRQFANTLVTKTTLATDGAAHPIALLDNRMPTTVDIRTAKADYSRTLPSKWKLETGLKSTSVSTDNNVTIQTGTPEASQVDPKQSNHFQYTEQVNAGYVSMSGQWGAKTDVQLGLRAEHTHSEGNSITLNNIVRRDYLNIFPSLFISRPVAKNQTMTLSYSYRIDRPNYQNLNPARSFVDPYAFSQGNPYLKPQYTHSLELKHGFNGKVFTSLGASFTSDLIFSVSYPLDGNKAYLISQNIGQSQGYNLTVSFPVTLTRGWTMQTTVMGYYNQFDYTYQDTPLTLRQISGRLNSSSAIVLGKGWTAEFSGRVSTPGVMAVWTVPWLGSMDAGLQKTVSAKLKVKLSVQDLLHTNLVIGTINVPTSIQHFRYSLDTRVALVNVSYVFGNQKVKAARQRRTAAEEEMQRAN, via the coding sequence ATGAGACTACTGTTTACCTTTATTGTATTTGCTTGTCTTCTTAGTACCACCTCCTTAATTGCCCAAACTACCCTTACGGGTTTCGTTCGCGATGGAGCCAACAAGCCTCTTCCCTTTGCCAGTATTGCGCTGCTCAATGCCAGAGATTCTACCCTGGCCAAAGGCGGTATTAGTAGTGAAACCGGTACCTACCAACTCACGGGCGTCCGGGCCGGTCGCTATGTAGTATCCGCCAGTGTGGTTGGCTACAAGACCCAAAAATCACCCATTTTCGAGGTAACTGCCGTGAATACAGAAGCCCCTGTGCTGCTGTTAAGTGAGTCGGCGAAAACACTAAACGAAGTAGCCATAGTGGCTAAAAAACCGTTTGTTGAGCAGGAGATCGACCGGCTGGTTATTAACGTTGCGGGCAGCATCATTGCCAGCGGCAGCACCGCCCTCGAAGTGCTGGAGAAAGCACCTGGCGTCACTGTCGACCGCCAGAACGATGCCCTGCAACTCCGCGGTAAAGATGGAGTCATCGTGCAGATAGACGGTAAGCAAACATACCTATCCATGCAGGATGTGGTAAACATGCTAAAGAATATGTCGAGCGATAACATCGAAAAAATCGAACTCATCACCAATCCTGGTGCCCGATACGATGCGTCGGGAAACTCAGGCATTATCAATATCCGGCTGAAAAAGAACAATAATATTGGTACCAATGGCACGGCATCACTGGCGGGCGGGTCTGGGCGATTCGACCGGGAGCGGGGTAGTCTGCAACTGAATCACCGGGAAGAGAAAGTTAACGTGTTTGGCAACTATAGCCTGAACCGGGGTGGAAACTATTTCGATTTTAAAACCGACCGCGACCAGCCTGCCCAGGGCGACGGCACCGGCCCGACGGCTGATTTGACCCAGCGGAACTTCGTACAACAGGATACTTACCTGACATTCCGGGATCTGGGCCAGAATGCCAAGGCAGGCCTGGATTATATGCCGTCCAAAAACACAACGATAGGCGTAGCCTGGACGGCTTTCTGGAGTGAGCATGATGAGCAGGGACAAGCCAATGCTCTTTTTCGGCGCGGTGTCAACCAGCCGTTGTATTTGCAGACTGAAACAGAAAAAAACATAGCGACGGTCGCCAGTAATCAACTCGGCAATCTCAATGTTCAGCATATGTTCGGATCAACTGGTGGTCAGCTAAATGTGGATATTGATCTGGGACACTACCAGCGGCAGTTTGCCAATACGCTCGTTACAAAAACGACGCTGGCGACAGATGGGGCAGCGCATCCGATAGCCCTGCTCGACAACCGGATGCCAACAACCGTCGATATTCGAACAGCAAAGGCCGACTATAGTCGAACCCTGCCCAGTAAATGGAAGTTGGAAACGGGATTGAAAAGTACCTCGGTCAGCACAGACAATAACGTTACCATACAGACGGGAACACCCGAGGCCTCCCAGGTCGACCCCAAACAATCCAACCATTTTCAGTACACCGAGCAGGTGAATGCCGGGTACGTGAGTATGTCGGGACAATGGGGAGCAAAAACCGACGTGCAACTGGGGCTGCGCGCCGAACATACACATTCGGAAGGTAACTCAATCACCCTCAATAACATTGTTCGACGCGACTACCTGAACATCTTTCCCAGCCTGTTTATTTCGCGTCCGGTAGCCAAAAACCAAACGATGACCCTTTCGTACAGCTACCGCATTGACCGGCCCAATTACCAGAATCTCAATCCCGCCCGTTCATTTGTCGACCCCTACGCTTTTTCGCAGGGTAATCCATACCTGAAACCCCAGTATACCCATTCTCTCGAACTGAAACACGGATTCAACGGGAAAGTATTTACCTCGCTGGGGGCCAGCTTTACGAGTGATCTGATTTTCAGTGTATCCTATCCGCTAGACGGCAACAAAGCCTATTTGATTAGCCAGAATATTGGCCAGTCGCAGGGGTATAACCTCACCGTGAGTTTTCCGGTAACGCTTACCAGGGGCTGGACGATGCAGACAACTGTGATGGGATATTATAACCAGTTTGACTATACCTATCAGGACACCCCTCTTACGCTCCGTCAAATTTCAGGTCGACTCAATAGTTCGAGTGCTATTGTGCTGGGCAAGGGCTGGACGGCGGAGTTCAGCGGCCGGGTGAGCACGCCAGGCGTAATGGCTGTCTGGACTGTTCCCTGGCTGGGCTCTATGGATGCCGGTTTGCAAAAGACGGTTAGTGCCAAGCTGAAAGTGAAACTGAGCGTGCAGGATTTGTTGCATACCAACCTGGTGATTGGGACGATAAATGTCCCTACCAGTATTCAGCATTTCCGTTACAGTCTGGATACACGGGTAGCGCTGGTAAATGTATCGTATGTATTCGGCAATCAGAAAGTGAAGGCCGCCCGTCAACGGCGTACCGCTGCCGAAGAAGAAATGCAGCGAGCTAACTGA